The region TCTAAATCTGAATTTATAAAAACCGAGGATGGTGTATTAGATACTCTATCCAGACGCAATTCAGGTTTTATGGTTAGTTTTCCAATGCTATAATTCCCGGTAAGGGTGAAGTCTAATGCTTCTGCATCAGCTCCATAAACAGGCCCGCCATTTTCCAATTCTTTAAAATATTCAGCTCTTATACCAATAGCAAAACTATCAGAAGTTTGAATCTGCGGATAAAGCGCTGCTCCATAAAATCCAGCACCATCCGTAGTGTTATAGGTAGTATTGAGTCCTAAATAGAAAGCTTCAGTAAAATCCCATCCAGTGGTTAAATCTATCTGGAAGGTCGCTTCATCTAAAAGTGGCATTTGCTCGCCATATATCAGGTTTAAAAATGCACTTCCGTTTCCGGTAGAATACCCAAGCTGGCCCCCAAAGGAATATTTACCATATGGATTAAACTCAGTCCAGTCTGTTGGGTTCATAATGGCCAACATTGCGCTCCAGTTGTCATCTATGGCAAAGTCGGCTTTAATTCCGGTATGGGAGAAAGGTCCATACGAGAACATATATGAAGTTGAATAATTGAAGTTGGCAGCCGGTGAGATTACTTCATAACCCAGAAAAGTATTAAAATTCCCCAGCGTTAAAGTAACCGCATCTGAAACATTCCAGTAAGCGTATAATTGGTTTACAATATTGTTGGGTGCCGCTGATGCAAAAACTGCATCTTCACCCCGCGGACCGAAAACCAAATCGGCCACAAAACCCACTTTTTCGCCTTCGTAGCCCAGGATTACATTGGCCATTCCAATGGCGAATCCGGGATCGTTGGCAAAGGAAGAAGGAGGAGCTTGCGGGCCTACAATAGGCTCACCAGCATCGTTATATTCAAATTTATTTAATCCGTTAAAATTGGATCTAAAATAGGTGTCTACCGAACCACTGATGCTAAAATTAGACATAAAGCTTTCAACTTCAGCTGTTTCAGCTTCCTGAGCTTGCAGGTTAGAACCTATAACAAAGCTTATCCCTAAAAGGAATATTTTTTGGATATTTGCAGTAGTAAATTTTTTCATAATAAAAGTCTTGTTTAATGAGTTGAAATGTGTTGAGCAAAGCTTTATGAGAGATTTACATATAGGGAGCGCTCCGCCAAGCGCTCCTTTTCTTTCTAAAAGCTTTAAATTTTTTATCTATCGTGAACTGTTCCAAATTCGGCATAGGCATCCATACCGTGTTCGTGAGCGTCCAGGCCTTCAGTTTCTTCTTTTTCTTCCATTCTTAAGCCCATTGTAGCCTTAATAATCGATAGAATAATGAATGCTGAAATGCAACAGAAAGCACCAATTATTCCTACGCCCGCCAGCTGTATAAGTAATTGATCAAAGCCAGCCATACTTCCAAAGATTCCAACGGCAAGTGTTCCCCAAATTCCGCAGGCAAGGTGCACAGCTACGGCACCAACAGGATCGTCTAATTTAAGTCTATCAATAAGGGAAACCCCGAATACAATAACACCTCCTGCAACAAGACCAATAAGAACAGCATCTAATGGAGACATAAGATCGGCCCCGGCAGTAATTCCTACCAGGCCACCTAAAATTCCGTTGAGGAACATGGTGAGATCATAATTCTTATAAGCAATGGTTGAAACCAAAAAGGCTGAAATACCGCCTGCCGCAGCAGCAAGACAGGTAGTTACCAGGGTGATAGAGGTTAATGAAGGATCGGCTGAAAGTACTGAACCTCCATTAAAGCCAAACCAACCTAGCCAAAGAATAAAAACGCCCGCTGTTGCCAAAGGAATGTTGTGACCTGGAATTGCGTGAGACTGGCCTTCTTTGCCAAATTTTCCTAAACGCGCTCCTAGTAAATAAATAGCTATAAGGGCTGCCCATCCACCTACGGAATGAACAAGGGTAGAACCGGCAAAATCGTAAAAACCAAGTCCGTCTAAGAATCCACCGCCCCATTTCCAGGAGCCTACAATAGGATAAACAATAGTGATATAGATCACAGAAAAAAGCATAAAACTTCCCAGTCTAATCCTTTCTGCAACTGCCCCCGAAACTATGGTCGCTGCGGTTGCCGCAAACATTCCCTGAAAAAGAAAATCTGTCCAGTAAGTGTAACCTCCGTTATAGGCTAAGTCTAAAGAACCGTTTGCCATAGGTGCGCTTAATCCAAAAAGGTCAAAGAAATAATCCGGAACTATTCCGGCAATAAAAGAACCCGGATACATTAAATTAAATCCTAGAATAGCATAGGTAAGTAACCCGGCGCAAATAATAAATACATTTTTAAACAGGATATTAATGGCATTTTTTTGCCTTGTAAGTCCAACCTCAAGCAGTGAGAAACCAAGGTGCATAAAAAATACCAGGGCGGTACACACCATCATCCAAACATTATTAGTAGTAAGTAATTCCATAAAAGTGATTTTTTATAATGAGTTGATTTTTTTAGGAAAGGGAGTCCGTTCCTTTTTCTTTAGTTCTTATGCGATAGGCTTCTTCTACCGGGGTCACAAATATTTTTCCGTCACCAACAGACCCGGTATGCGCGGCTTTTAAAATGGTTTCTACCGTGCTCCCTACATTGTGATCTGAGACTACCAGTGAGATCTTACGCCGTTGAATATCGCTAGTGCTATAAGATACACCTCGGTAAACGTGGCCTTGCTTTTCGTTACCCACACCGGTAACATCCCAATAGCTGAAAAAGTTGACTTCGGTTTCGTGAAGTGCTTTCTTTACTTCATCAAACCTCGATTTTCTAATGATTGCTTCTATTTTT is a window of Salegentibacter salegens DNA encoding:
- a CDS encoding ammonium transporter; its protein translation is MELLTTNNVWMMVCTALVFFMHLGFSLLEVGLTRQKNAINILFKNVFIICAGLLTYAILGFNLMYPGSFIAGIVPDYFFDLFGLSAPMANGSLDLAYNGGYTYWTDFLFQGMFAATAATIVSGAVAERIRLGSFMLFSVIYITIVYPIVGSWKWGGGFLDGLGFYDFAGSTLVHSVGGWAALIAIYLLGARLGKFGKEGQSHAIPGHNIPLATAGVFILWLGWFGFNGGSVLSADPSLTSITLVTTCLAAAAGGISAFLVSTIAYKNYDLTMFLNGILGGLVGITAGADLMSPLDAVLIGLVAGGVIVFGVSLIDRLKLDDPVGAVAVHLACGIWGTLAVGIFGSMAGFDQLLIQLAGVGIIGAFCCISAFIILSIIKATMGLRMEEKEETEGLDAHEHGMDAYAEFGTVHDR
- a CDS encoding P-II family nitrogen regulator, with product MKKIEAIIRKSRFDEVKKALHETEVNFFSYWDVTGVGNEKQGHVYRGVSYSTSDIQRRKISLVVSDHNVGSTVETILKAAHTGSVGDGKIFVTPVEEAYRIRTKEKGTDSLS
- a CDS encoding porin, which codes for MKKFTTANIQKIFLLGISFVIGSNLQAQEAETAEVESFMSNFSISGSVDTYFRSNFNGLNKFEYNDAGEPIVGPQAPPSSFANDPGFAIGMANVILGYEGEKVGFVADLVFGPRGEDAVFASAAPNNIVNQLYAYWNVSDAVTLTLGNFNTFLGYEVISPAANFNYSTSYMFSYGPFSHTGIKADFAIDDNWSAMLAIMNPTDWTEFNPYGKYSFGGQLGYSTGNGSAFLNLIYGEQMPLLDEATFQIDLTTGWDFTEAFYLGLNTTYNTTDGAGFYGAALYPQIQTSDSFAIGIRAEYFKELENGGPVYGADAEALDFTLTGNYSIGKLTIKPELRLDRVSNTPSSVFINSDLEGTDNLSSFVLAAVYSF